A genomic segment from Desulfurobacterium pacificum encodes:
- a CDS encoding ATP-binding cassette domain-containing protein, with amino-acid sequence MTEKVVEVENLFVAYKNGTVAVKGVSFSVKRGGIYLFVGPDGAGKSSLFKSVAGVIKYSSGKVSVLGFDPNNDEEVEKIREKISFMPQGLGLNLYQRLSVEENLDFFAALRGIEGKEKEEKKELFLKITGLAPFKNRKVEHLSGGMKQKLGICCSLMHNPEIVILDEPTTGVDPVSRREIWNLIYTFSEKEKITFLVSTSYIDEAERGTFVFVMENGEIVLRFKPGEVSLEDYFNEEIERNQVRVSVPFKSVVNVPENAVIVRNVTKKFGDFVAVDNVSLTIKRGEIAGFLGPNGAGKTTLIKTILGIYDRDSGYVEIAGYRNVERCRKIIGYTSQKFSLYEDMTVNENLILWGSVYDVPFKDLKRRIKQFLEILQLDKFKSALVSSLPLGVKQRVALAAALLHYPVILFLDEPTSGVDPVERNVFWQIIRELSKRGVTSLVTTHYMDEAEFCDRVFLMREGGIFKEGSPDELKREVEEKVGGVYEIFTDSPFRLYSLLKKRGLKVTVFGRKVRIYTDAVTVERLKKELKIGKIERVKPTMEDVFVLSVM; translated from the coding sequence TTGACAGAAAAGGTTGTTGAAGTTGAAAACCTGTTCGTTGCTTATAAAAACGGAACTGTTGCTGTTAAAGGCGTCTCCTTTTCTGTTAAAAGGGGAGGAATTTATCTGTTCGTAGGACCAGACGGCGCCGGCAAATCTTCTCTCTTTAAATCTGTTGCTGGAGTAATCAAGTACTCTTCAGGTAAGGTTTCCGTTTTAGGTTTTGACCCCAATAACGATGAGGAAGTTGAAAAGATAAGAGAGAAAATATCCTTCATGCCGCAGGGGCTCGGACTCAATCTCTACCAGCGATTATCTGTAGAGGAAAACCTTGACTTTTTCGCTGCTCTGAGGGGTATTGAAGGAAAAGAAAAGGAAGAGAAAAAAGAGTTGTTTTTGAAGATTACGGGGCTTGCCCCTTTTAAAAACCGAAAAGTAGAGCACCTTTCCGGTGGAATGAAGCAGAAGTTAGGAATCTGCTGTTCCCTTATGCACAATCCAGAGATTGTCATTCTTGATGAACCTACAACGGGCGTTGACCCTGTTTCAAGGAGAGAAATCTGGAATCTGATTTACACCTTTTCAGAGAAGGAGAAAATAACGTTTTTAGTTTCAACCTCTTACATTGATGAGGCAGAGAGGGGAACGTTCGTTTTCGTTATGGAAAACGGAGAGATAGTTCTGCGTTTTAAGCCGGGAGAGGTTTCCCTTGAAGACTACTTTAACGAGGAGATAGAAAGAAACCAGGTTCGTGTGTCTGTTCCTTTTAAAAGCGTTGTTAACGTTCCGGAAAACGCCGTTATTGTTAGAAACGTTACGAAAAAGTTTGGTGATTTCGTTGCCGTTGATAACGTATCTTTAACGATTAAAAGAGGTGAGATAGCGGGATTTTTAGGACCAAACGGCGCAGGTAAAACCACGTTGATAAAAACGATTTTAGGTATATACGATAGAGATTCTGGTTACGTTGAAATTGCAGGTTATAGAAACGTTGAGAGGTGCAGAAAAATCATAGGGTATACGTCTCAAAAGTTTTCTCTCTATGAAGATATGACCGTTAATGAAAATCTCATTCTTTGGGGTTCTGTTTACGATGTGCCGTTTAAAGATTTAAAGCGAAGGATAAAGCAGTTCCTTGAGATTTTACAGTTAGATAAGTTTAAATCTGCTCTTGTATCTTCTCTTCCATTAGGAGTTAAGCAGAGAGTTGCCCTTGCTGCTGCTCTTCTTCATTACCCTGTTATTTTGTTTTTGGATGAACCGACCAGCGGCGTTGACCCTGTTGAAAGGAACGTCTTCTGGCAGATTATCAGAGAACTTTCTAAAAGGGGCGTTACGTCCCTTGTGACCACTCACTATATGGATGAAGCGGAGTTTTGCGATAGGGTGTTTTTGATGAGGGAGGGGGGGATTTTTAAGGAAGGCAGTCCAGATGAACTTAAAAGAGAGGTAGAAGAAAAGGTGGGTGGAGTTTACGAGATATTTACAGATTCTCCATTTAGGCTTTATTCCCTTCTTAAAAAAAGGGGATTGAAAGTTACCGTTTTCGGAAGAAAGGTAAGAATATATACTGACGCTGTTACGGTTGAGCGACTCAAAAAGGAACTAAAAATTGGAAAGATAGAAAGAGTTAAACCAACAATGGAAGACGTTTTTGTCCTTTCAGTTATGTAA
- the rgy gene encoding reverse gyrase, giving the protein MQKIAEFHRMCPNCGGLISDERLKKGLPCEKCLSFEISYQSPQEVCRALGENLKNFEILCELDSFVSKYCDFFKEKTGFTPWNLQITWTKRVALGKSFTLIAPTGVGKTTWGLVTAAFIEGKVYVIVPSKLLVMQTKERLSKWTDKKIVAYTGKKSEKEAIKSGDFEILITTTNFLYRNYDIIPKPFNFVFVDDVDSLLKSAKNVDKVIGLLGFDEKDFELALKVIDLKSLLAKLGEKADKKLIERIRKLEAILEKKREQIKNVLVVSSATSQPRSKRVKLFRELLGFEVGKSATTLRNVEDILIYTDTDYLKKSLELIKKWGRGVFVFVASDFGREYVDKVVDFFSENGITAISYEDFTPENQQKFIDGEIEAVVGISSYRNPLARGIDLPQAVRYAVFIGVPKMEFSVKLTLSPIRLFGLLIALRELFPSEESTKVLGYINYLKKYLSLKEELIDRYPKIKEKLEEIKSFLERYLSDESFLQKIRRSESVSLKEINGELYVVVGDAAGYVQASGRTSRMFAGGLTKGVALTIVDDLKALNSLKKRLTVFLEDITFKVLDEDKGRKLAEKFGFQLITEEELKRIFRKVDEDRERVKEILSGKITAETKNLVTTALVVVESPNKARTIAGFFDKPVRRKIKTVDVYEINTGKKVFLLTASKGHVFDLTVRDGLWGVKEEDNRYIPYYDTIKYCSACNEQTTEPFCSKCKKKPDVDKIDIIKALREVSLEVNEILIASDPDTEGEKIGWDVGTVLKPYQRNMRRMEFHEITKWAFLEALENPRDVDENLIKAQIVRRVADRWIGFALSEHLWGVFGKQWLSAGRVQTPVLGWVIKRYEESKEKIGLIEVETELGTFSFKVEDLELLNQIEAEKLKISVLSKNIREKNPLPPFNTGELLKEASNVLGFSADTTMNLAQDLFEGGFITYHRTDSTRVSTAGMGVAKEYISEKFGADYVKLRPWGEGGAHECIRPTRPADADGLRTLITVSGSTFRMTEDHFALYDLIFRRFIASQMVPVEVEEVEILLTLLPSEIKEEETAVVRIVKDGWNLILPMKVRFLDIETDELELDVLKLIKRKIPKVYPFTQGELVEEMRKRGIGRPSTYAKIVQTLLDRKYVVQKGKFLYPTSLGIKVYEYLSERFPFYTSEEFTRSLEELMDRIEEGKVDYQEVLKELRKAVDGIKAVKV; this is encoded by the coding sequence ATGCAAAAAATAGCTGAATTTCATAGAATGTGCCCTAACTGTGGCGGTCTTATATCCGATGAACGCTTGAAAAAAGGACTTCCATGTGAAAAATGTTTATCCTTTGAGATTTCTTACCAGTCACCTCAAGAAGTCTGCCGTGCCTTAGGAGAGAACCTAAAAAACTTTGAAATACTGTGCGAACTTGATTCTTTCGTTTCCAAGTATTGTGACTTCTTTAAAGAAAAGACGGGATTTACTCCTTGGAACTTACAGATTACCTGGACCAAGAGGGTTGCTTTAGGTAAATCTTTTACGCTTATTGCACCTACAGGCGTTGGTAAAACAACGTGGGGGCTTGTAACTGCAGCTTTTATTGAGGGAAAAGTTTACGTGATAGTTCCTTCTAAACTTTTGGTTATGCAGACTAAAGAGCGTTTAAGTAAATGGACAGATAAAAAAATTGTTGCCTATACAGGAAAGAAAAGTGAGAAGGAAGCTATAAAGAGCGGTGATTTTGAAATTCTTATTACGACTACGAACTTTCTTTACAGAAACTACGACATAATTCCTAAACCTTTTAACTTCGTTTTCGTTGATGACGTTGATTCCCTTTTAAAGAGCGCCAAAAACGTTGACAAAGTTATAGGTCTTTTAGGGTTTGACGAGAAAGATTTTGAATTAGCTTTAAAAGTGATAGACCTTAAATCCCTTTTGGCTAAGCTTGGCGAAAAGGCTGACAAAAAACTTATTGAGAGGATTCGCAAACTAGAAGCTATATTGGAAAAGAAGAGAGAACAGATAAAGAACGTTTTGGTTGTTTCTTCTGCAACGTCCCAACCCCGTTCAAAGAGAGTAAAACTTTTCAGAGAGCTTTTAGGATTTGAAGTTGGAAAATCCGCCACCACCCTCCGCAACGTTGAAGATATCCTTATCTATACAGATACAGATTACCTTAAGAAATCCCTTGAACTTATCAAAAAGTGGGGTAGAGGCGTTTTCGTCTTCGTAGCTTCAGATTTTGGCAGAGAATACGTTGATAAGGTAGTTGATTTCTTTTCGGAAAACGGCATTACAGCCATATCTTATGAAGATTTCACGCCGGAAAACCAGCAAAAGTTCATAGATGGCGAGATAGAAGCGGTTGTAGGTATCTCAAGTTATCGTAACCCCCTTGCCAGAGGAATAGACCTGCCTCAGGCTGTCAGATATGCCGTTTTTATCGGCGTTCCCAAAATGGAGTTCAGCGTTAAGTTAACTCTTTCCCCTATTCGCCTTTTTGGGCTTCTTATAGCTTTGAGAGAACTCTTTCCTTCAGAAGAAAGCACAAAAGTTTTGGGCTACATAAACTACCTAAAGAAGTATTTAAGCCTGAAAGAGGAGTTAATTGACAGGTATCCAAAGATAAAGGAAAAGTTGGAAGAGATTAAATCTTTTCTTGAACGTTATCTTTCAGACGAGAGTTTCTTGCAAAAGATAAGGCGTTCAGAATCTGTTTCTTTAAAGGAAATCAACGGAGAACTTTACGTAGTTGTCGGTGATGCGGCAGGTTACGTTCAAGCTTCCGGTAGAACTTCGCGAATGTTTGCTGGCGGTTTGACAAAAGGCGTTGCCTTAACGATTGTTGATGACTTGAAGGCTTTAAATTCTCTTAAGAAAAGGTTAACCGTTTTCCTTGAAGATATCACTTTCAAAGTTTTAGATGAGGATAAAGGAAGAAAACTTGCAGAAAAGTTTGGCTTTCAGCTGATAACTGAAGAGGAGTTAAAGAGAATTTTCAGAAAGGTTGATGAAGATAGGGAAAGAGTGAAAGAGATTCTCTCTGGGAAGATAACTGCAGAGACGAAGAACTTAGTTACCACTGCTTTGGTTGTTGTTGAGTCACCTAACAAGGCAAGAACGATAGCGGGATTTTTCGATAAACCTGTAAGGAGAAAGATAAAGACCGTTGACGTTTACGAGATAAACACGGGGAAAAAGGTTTTCCTCCTTACCGCTTCAAAGGGACACGTTTTTGACCTGACCGTGAGGGACGGCTTGTGGGGAGTTAAAGAGGAAGATAACCGATATATTCCCTACTACGATACCATTAAATACTGTTCTGCCTGCAACGAACAAACGACGGAACCTTTCTGCTCCAAGTGTAAAAAGAAGCCTGATGTAGATAAGATAGATATAATCAAAGCTTTGAGAGAAGTTTCTCTTGAAGTTAATGAAATTCTCATAGCCAGCGACCCGGATACCGAAGGTGAAAAGATAGGGTGGGACGTTGGAACGGTTCTAAAGCCATACCAGAGAAACATGCGGAGAATGGAGTTCCACGAAATTACGAAGTGGGCGTTTTTAGAAGCTCTTGAAAACCCCAGAGACGTTGATGAAAACCTCATAAAAGCCCAGATAGTCAGGAGAGTTGCCGACAGGTGGATAGGTTTTGCTCTAAGTGAGCATTTGTGGGGCGTTTTCGGTAAACAGTGGCTTTCTGCCGGTAGAGTTCAGACGCCTGTCTTAGGTTGGGTTATAAAGAGGTATGAAGAGAGTAAGGAGAAGATAGGTTTAATTGAAGTAGAGACGGAGTTGGGAACGTTTTCTTTTAAGGTGGAGGATTTAGAACTTTTAAACCAGATAGAGGCGGAAAAGTTAAAAATCAGCGTTCTTTCAAAGAATATAAGGGAGAAAAATCCCCTCCCTCCCTTCAACACCGGAGAACTCTTAAAAGAAGCGTCCAACGTTTTGGGATTTTCGGCAGATACTACAATGAACTTGGCGCAGGACCTTTTTGAAGGCGGTTTTATTACTTACCATAGAACTGACTCAACAAGAGTTTCCACTGCTGGAATGGGGGTTGCAAAGGAGTATATTTCCGAAAAGTTCGGCGCCGATTACGTTAAATTGAGACCGTGGGGAGAGGGAGGCGCTCACGAGTGTATAAGACCTACACGTCCTGCCGATGCAGATGGTTTAAGAACGCTCATAACGGTTTCCGGTTCAACTTTCAGGATGACAGAAGACCACTTTGCCCTTTACGACTTGATTTTCAGGCGGTTTATTGCTTCTCAGATGGTCCCCGTTGAAGTTGAAGAGGTGGAAATACTCTTAACCCTTTTACCTTCTGAAATTAAAGAGGAAGAAACTGCCGTTGTAAGAATAGTTAAAGACGGCTGGAATTTGATTTTGCCTATGAAGGTGAGATTTTTGGATATTGAGACAGATGAGTTGGAACTTGACGTCTTAAAACTCATTAAAAGAAAAATCCCCAAAGTTTATCCCTTTACTCAAGGAGAATTGGTTGAAGAGATGAGGAAGAGAGGAATAGGTAGACCTTCTACCTACGCAAAGATTGTTCAAACTCTGCTTGACCGAAAATACGTGGTTCAAAAAGGCAAGTTCCTGTATCCTACTTCTCTTGGAATTAAGGTTTACGAGTACTTATCGGAACGCTTTCCTTTCTATACTTCTGAAGAGTTTACTCGCAGTCTTGAAGAGTTGATGGACAGGATAGAAGAGGGAAAGGTTGATTATCAGGAAGTTTTAAAAGAGCTGAGAAAGGCAGTTGACGGCATAAAAGCTGTTAAAGTATAA
- a CDS encoding nucleotidyltransferase family protein: MMVENYEEVQEILRRHRRELEEKYGVIHIGVFGSFGLGSQRGDSDVDLIVRIDSKKDSYRNTLKLKNYLESLLGRRVDIIKEKVLERGILPSFAKSVKRSFKSVF; this comes from the coding sequence ATGATGGTTGAGAACTATGAAGAAGTACAGGAAATATTACGTAGACATAGGAGAGAATTGGAAGAAAAGTATGGGGTTATTCATATAGGCGTTTTTGGGTCTTTCGGTCTGGGTAGTCAAAGGGGAGACAGTGATGTGGATTTGATAGTAAGAATAGATAGTAAAAAGGATAGTTACAGAAATACTCTAAAGCTTAAAAATTATCTTGAATCCTTGTTGGGGCGTAGAGTTGATATTATCAAGGAAAAAGTTTTAGAAAGGGGAATTCTTCCATCGTTTGCAAAAAGTGTAAAAAGGAGTTTTAAAAGTGTCTTCTAA
- a CDS encoding DHA2 family efflux MFS transporter permease subunit yields the protein MDRKLLVVSMLIVTGMFMTLLDTTIVDIVLPHMMSAFEVEPDDIQWVITSYMIASAVAMPVVGWLGGKIGNRNTYLLGIALFTVMSALCGVAPNLETMIVGRTLQGIGEGLSVPMSMALLFELYPPEKRGTAMGLFALGATFGPSLGPTLGGYLTEHFNWRWVFYVNLLPGILVVYLLTLLMKNNREKGIPPLDFPGFLLLAVSLSSLITALSKGNNWGWSNPKTVVLFYVFAVTTVIFIIHQLKTKYPLVNLDLFKYRFFAFPVLALTLFGMGVYASYFLLPLYLEKLREFPTIVAGEILFYPAAATGIVSIIVGILLDKKILSHRASIVIGTLIFIIGTHLQTLLNLDMSKWQIVALLLPWGAGMGFFFPALSQISLGNFTGDLLRQASSLQNLLRLVGGSVGTAISTHILLSSESAHFNHLSIQVSKYSPQVIEFITKWKQHLYYECSTVTPMLNAKAEAILGMLFKKHAFWHSFADAFTFATVCGILTLIFAVNVGGNVEKVNADSDTCSAD from the coding sequence ATGGACAGAAAGCTGTTAGTCGTTTCAATGCTTATAGTTACAGGTATGTTTATGACGCTCCTTGATACTACAATCGTTGATATCGTTCTGCCTCACATGATGAGTGCCTTTGAAGTAGAGCCTGACGATATCCAGTGGGTTATCACCTCCTACATGATAGCGTCAGCTGTGGCGATGCCCGTTGTAGGGTGGCTTGGAGGGAAAATAGGCAACAGGAATACATACCTTTTAGGTATTGCTCTTTTTACCGTTATGAGCGCTCTATGTGGAGTTGCTCCAAACCTTGAAACTATGATTGTTGGTAGAACCCTTCAAGGTATAGGTGAGGGGCTTTCCGTTCCTATGAGTATGGCGCTTCTCTTTGAACTCTACCCTCCGGAAAAGCGCGGAACAGCAATGGGATTGTTTGCCTTAGGGGCAACTTTTGGACCTTCGTTAGGTCCTACGTTGGGTGGTTACTTAACGGAACACTTTAACTGGCGCTGGGTCTTTTACGTTAATTTACTACCTGGAATTTTGGTTGTTTATCTCCTGACGTTACTCATGAAAAATAATAGAGAGAAAGGTATTCCTCCTCTTGATTTTCCCGGATTTTTACTGCTTGCAGTTTCTCTTTCCTCGTTAATAACTGCACTCTCAAAAGGTAACAACTGGGGGTGGAGTAATCCAAAAACGGTAGTTCTGTTTTACGTATTTGCGGTAACTACGGTAATTTTTATCATTCATCAGCTGAAAACAAAGTATCCTTTAGTTAACCTTGACCTATTTAAGTACCGCTTTTTTGCCTTTCCCGTTTTGGCTTTAACGCTTTTCGGTATGGGCGTTTACGCTTCCTACTTTTTGCTCCCTCTCTACCTTGAAAAGCTCAGAGAGTTTCCTACCATAGTTGCAGGAGAAATTCTCTTTTACCCTGCTGCTGCAACTGGAATAGTGAGCATAATAGTGGGAATATTGCTTGATAAAAAAATCCTTTCCCACCGCGCTTCCATAGTAATTGGTACTCTAATCTTCATTATTGGCACTCACCTTCAAACGCTTTTAAACCTTGATATGTCAAAGTGGCAGATAGTCGCACTTCTGCTTCCGTGGGGGGCAGGGATGGGATTTTTCTTTCCCGCCCTTTCCCAAATATCTTTAGGAAACTTTACAGGTGACCTTTTAAGACAGGCTTCTTCTCTCCAGAACCTTTTAAGACTTGTTGGTGGCAGCGTTGGAACTGCAATCTCTACCCATATTCTTCTTTCTTCAGAAAGCGCTCACTTTAACCATTTGTCCATTCAGGTCTCCAAGTATTCCCCTCAGGTGATAGAATTCATTACGAAGTGGAAGCAGCACCTTTACTACGAGTGTTCAACTGTTACTCCAATGCTAAACGCAAAAGCGGAAGCGATTTTGGGAATGCTCTTCAAGAAGCACGCTTTCTGGCACTCTTTTGCCGATGCTTTTACTTTTGCAACCGTTTGTGGAATTTTAACCTTAATCTTTGCGGTTAACGTAGGAGGGAACGTTGAAAAGGTTAATGCCGATTCTGATACTTGTAGCGCTGACTAA
- a CDS encoding HlyD family secretion protein, with the protein MKRIFVVLLLFAAVFGCGKKENANLLYVNGRIECDEYDVGNKYPGKVEKVLVKEGDSVKKGQVLAVLDSKELRAQVRGAEALLKSSQNVVEAKEKEALSLREEIKSLQEKLKELHSSVPEEIEIAKSRVKECQIAVKQAEFSLSSVRSALSKAEKDYKRFKSLYERRVISKDKFERVELNYKQLLDREKTAAAEVEKAKENLQIARRQLKLAEEKLKEIPSLKHKIASMEENLKALKSVVSAYREKSRQAEAELERLEAVLKDMKIRSPIDGIVMEKMVEPGEVIPAGYRLFTLYNPDDVYFEGYVPESKVGFLSIGQKGYLKVDTYPNRKFPVRLTYVSSRAEFTPKEVQTKEERVKEVFKVKLRVVKNPHHLLKPGMPADCYIYLR; encoded by the coding sequence ATGAAAAGAATATTTGTTGTTTTACTGCTGTTTGCGGCGGTTTTTGGTTGCGGGAAAAAAGAAAATGCAAACCTTTTATACGTTAACGGCAGAATAGAGTGTGACGAGTACGACGTAGGAAACAAGTATCCTGGAAAGGTTGAGAAAGTGTTGGTAAAAGAGGGAGATTCCGTTAAGAAAGGGCAGGTTTTAGCCGTTCTTGATTCTAAAGAGTTAAGAGCTCAAGTAAGAGGGGCAGAGGCGCTTTTAAAGTCTTCCCAAAACGTTGTTGAAGCAAAGGAAAAAGAGGCTTTGTCTTTAAGAGAAGAAATCAAATCTCTTCAGGAAAAGTTAAAGGAACTTCACTCTTCCGTTCCTGAAGAGATAGAGATAGCTAAAAGTAGAGTTAAAGAGTGCCAGATTGCAGTAAAACAGGCGGAATTTTCTCTCTCTTCGGTTCGTTCCGCTTTGTCCAAAGCGGAAAAGGACTACAAACGCTTTAAATCTCTCTACGAAAGGAGGGTTATTTCAAAGGACAAGTTTGAGAGAGTTGAGCTGAACTATAAACAGCTACTTGATAGGGAGAAAACGGCTGCAGCAGAAGTTGAAAAGGCTAAAGAGAATTTGCAGATAGCCCGCAGGCAACTAAAGCTTGCCGAAGAAAAGCTAAAAGAGATTCCTTCTTTGAAACATAAAATCGCTTCAATGGAAGAAAACTTAAAGGCGTTGAAATCGGTTGTTTCTGCTTATAGAGAGAAAAGCCGTCAGGCAGAGGCGGAACTTGAAAGGTTAGAAGCTGTTTTAAAAGATATGAAAATTCGTTCTCCGATTGATGGAATTGTAATGGAGAAGATGGTTGAACCGGGAGAGGTGATTCCAGCCGGTTACCGGTTGTTTACCCTCTATAATCCCGATGACGTCTATTTTGAGGGTTACGTTCCCGAAAGTAAAGTTGGCTTTTTGAGTATAGGACAGAAAGGTTACCTGAAGGTTGATACTTACCCCAACAGAAAGTTTCCGGTTCGACTTACTTACGTGAGTTCCCGCGCAGAGTTTACGCCTAAAGAGGTTCAAACGAAGGAGGAAAGGGTAAAAGAGGTATTTAAAGTTAAATTGAGGGTTGTTAAAAATCCCCACCACCTCCTAAAACCCGGAATGCCTGCAGACTGCTACATCTATTTAAGGTAA
- a CDS encoding TolC family protein produces the protein MKRLMPILILVALTKSVYSATLGEVIDLALKNNPEIKKAKEETKITLAQYKEAISKFFPDVKLEYFKTHLSDVPSYSMSIPGLPPMNFSLFEKNFYMFKVSATQPIFMGGKLILNKEIKKKIHTASFYQFEEVTNRIVCQVKKDFYTAVEAKNAVLIAKEYLKAAESHYKTVKAFYDEGIVARRDLLEAEVNLKEAEESLEKAKNAYKVAIEKLKEDTGYTLKDENVPIKTDFVKVKESLKELIKLALKNRPILKALKLEKKAADEGVKMSYASFSPDVFLNLTYEKTDQYPMNGNFDNVQVSLGVSLPLFEGGYRFFRVEEAKGMRRKVDYEYEKAVNAVKLQVTAAYSKLKTAQKRIETAKAMVREAEELLKDSKERYKEHVGTSTEVVDAIAYLTKAKGILNSAVADYSRAVADLEYAIGKRIER, from the coding sequence TTGAAAAGGTTAATGCCGATTCTGATACTTGTAGCGCTGACTAAAAGCGTCTATTCTGCCACTCTCGGTGAAGTAATAGACCTTGCGTTAAAGAACAACCCGGAAATTAAAAAGGCTAAAGAAGAGACGAAGATAACCCTTGCCCAGTATAAAGAAGCTATTTCAAAATTCTTCCCAGACGTTAAGTTGGAATACTTTAAAACTCACCTTTCAGACGTCCCTTCCTACTCTATGAGTATTCCCGGGTTGCCGCCTATGAACTTTTCCCTTTTTGAAAAGAACTTTTACATGTTCAAAGTTTCCGCCACGCAACCTATCTTCATGGGCGGGAAGTTAATACTTAACAAAGAGATAAAAAAGAAAATACATACCGCTTCCTTCTACCAGTTTGAAGAAGTTACCAACAGGATTGTCTGCCAGGTGAAAAAAGATTTCTATACGGCAGTAGAAGCGAAAAACGCCGTTCTTATAGCAAAAGAGTATTTAAAGGCTGCTGAAAGCCACTATAAAACCGTCAAAGCCTTTTACGACGAAGGAATAGTAGCGCGGAGAGACCTTTTAGAAGCGGAAGTAAATCTGAAAGAAGCTGAGGAGTCTTTAGAAAAAGCTAAAAACGCCTACAAGGTCGCTATTGAAAAGCTAAAAGAAGATACAGGATATACCCTTAAAGATGAAAACGTTCCAATAAAAACCGATTTTGTAAAGGTGAAAGAGAGTTTAAAAGAACTTATCAAGTTGGCGCTTAAAAACAGACCGATTTTAAAAGCGTTAAAACTTGAAAAGAAGGCTGCTGATGAAGGGGTAAAGATGAGTTACGCTTCTTTCTCTCCTGACGTTTTTCTCAACCTTACCTACGAAAAGACAGACCAGTATCCGATGAACGGCAATTTTGATAACGTTCAGGTTTCGCTTGGCGTTTCGCTTCCACTTTTTGAAGGGGGATACAGGTTTTTCAGAGTAGAAGAAGCTAAAGGAATGAGAAGGAAAGTTGACTACGAGTATGAAAAAGCTGTAAACGCCGTTAAACTGCAGGTTACGGCAGCTTACTCAAAGCTTAAAACTGCCCAGAAAAGGATAGAGACTGCCAAAGCGATGGTCAGAGAAGCGGAAGAACTTCTAAAAGATTCTAAGGAAAGGTATAAAGAACACGTTGGAACGTCAACGGAAGTAGTTGACGCCATAGCCTACCTTACAAAAGCTAAAGGTATTCTCAACTCCGCTGTTGCAGATTACAGCAGGGCAGTAGCCGACCTTGAATACGCAATCGGAAAGAGAATAGAGAGATGA
- a CDS encoding HepT-like ribonuclease domain-containing protein, with protein MSSKRFSSEKVRGYLERIVRDCLKVSKRIKGVDKKEFVESEKETMDEKRDAIAKRLENIGENVWKLLTQTNIFDKYPYEDWESIAGFRHICVHDYDVIDFDDVYDIAVNEIPRLLQNICRIYEEEYKSNAIEIVSKKYKLVLRKNNWGE; from the coding sequence GTGTCTTCTAAAAGATTTTCTTCTGAAAAGGTAAGGGGTTATCTTGAAAGAATTGTCAGGGATTGTTTGAAGGTTTCAAAACGAATTAAAGGAGTTGATAAAAAAGAATTTGTAGAAAGTGAGAAGGAAACGATGGATGAAAAAAGAGACGCAATAGCTAAAAGGCTTGAGAATATAGGTGAAAATGTTTGGAAGCTTCTTACACAGACGAATATTTTTGATAAATATCCGTATGAAGATTGGGAGAGCATTGCAGGATTCAGACATATATGTGTTCATGATTATGATGTTATTGATTTTGATGATGTTTATGATATAGCGGTTAACGAAATTCCTCGCCTTTTACAAAACATATGTAGAATCTATGAAGAAGAATATAAATCTAATGCTATTGAGATTGTAAGTAAAAAATACAAACTTGTTTTAAGAAAGAACAACTGGGGAGAATAG